The genome window TCTGCcctttacagaaacacacacaattttggATCTACTGCTCTGGCCTGCAGCACCACTGCAGTGCAGGTTTACAGGCAGGCAGAAGCAGATGCTCCCAGAGCCTTGCAGCACTAAGGCTCATAATGGCTACTTGGATCTCATTATAGCATAAGCATTCCTGTAACACCTCTGTTGTGCAAGATGCATCTCTGCAGGATACGCTCATATAAATCGAAAAAGCACATTTCCTTGACAAAGTGCATGTGCTGATGATGTACAGCTTTTAAAAGATCATTTCTCGTTCCGCCATCCTATACCTAGACGACCTTGTTTTCACTGGGAAGGTTCACAAAACTGTATCATCGATGCCTTCGCTAGTACAACTCCAAACTAAGTTACCTAaaaagatttacccatttatagagccagggtaagtaccttacttaaggcTATTACAGCAGGAACGGGACTGGAACCAGAGTCCCTTCgttgcaaggtgatggctctaaccactctgccacctgctggaccactgtatttgtaatttacatttattcatttagctgacactttcctccgaagcaacttagtgttaagctacttacaattacttacccctttatacaactgatttttttttaaaaaccaaagcaatttagagtaatacagcagtgagattcaaactggcaatCTTTTGGatggaaaggcagcagctctaaccactataatACCAGTTTATCAATTACAATTTAGCACTTAAAACTGCAATTGAAATACTGCTACCttaaagagcagaaagaaataaaaagttaatataACCCTCATTTAACATTCCCACGACTACTTTAACAATGCTCCAGACAGTTACAAACTCTAAGGACTGTATTTGTGAGTAGCATTAATTTTTCTCCCGAGTGAGTTTACATGTGCATACAACAATCATGTATGTACAGTGTTTATTTCAAACACACTGAGACAGAATATAGATTCAAAGACATTTGTACTAAAACACATTAGCTAAAACCAAGCATTCGTCAAAGAACGGTCAAACACTCAAAATGCCCATCATGGCCACTTcattgtatatacacacactcctCTTACAAACTCCTTTAATATTTGGCACTCATTTTacacacatcttttttttcaattatttctttatttatatatatttattcatcttagTTTGGTTGGTACTTTTGTCATTGTTGCCGCACTTCagtatatttttagtttttttaaaaaaaaaaaaaaaaatggggggtgAAAACAGCATAGAAAACATACAGAACGGGAAacgggggtgggatgggggggataAGAGAAGATGCCGCATAAAGGACATTCACCTTCCCCAGTGACGCAGGGAGTAGATACAAAGCAAAtgcaaaggaggaggagaggtaAAGCCCTACAGTGGagatcccacacacacaaactgattcCACCGTTTACGCAGCAGGAAGGTTACTTTAATCTCCGTggcccccctcaaaaaaaaaaaaaaaaaaaaaaaaaaaaactgcccattTTACTCTGCTGCCATTGCCTGGTGTATAGAAGTCCTCCCTGCCATGGTTACACTGTATGATTACCTATATGATTGCTGCAGTTGCGTTGTCCCTGCCCTGTGGGGGGCATCTCTTTGGGAGCCATACTCTTCCGGTCAGCGTGAAGGGAGGATGGAGCTGGAGACCTCGTCCCACCACTGGTTGCCTAGTGGCTGTGCGCCCACGGTAGGGGAATAGAACCTCCTCTCTGAGGAGTCAAAAGTCCAGAGAAGACCGTTCTTGTGTGGTCACGAGCATATCGCCGGGCACATCGCGAGAGGATTTTACGGCAAATACAGAAAGAGACAATATGCCGCAGTCCTTGGGGAAGTCAAGAGTCCATTTTCGACATCTGGTGAGGAGCGATGAGTTAGGTTTTACGTTCAGGACTTTTTCCAGAGTTTACCAATGAGGGAAGGGAAACAATGTGGGGGGAGGAGAAGGGGGTTTTGGGTACAGCAGGTTTAGTCTGGACCACAAACCCTCCCCACTCCTCAGTGCTTTCACTGATATGTTGGCATTTTCACTTCCACTGGATGTCGATTTCCACAAAACCAACCTCCCGCTGATAAAATCCGCACCTGTCACTCCTCAACCAACAAACCAGATGCAGCATCACCCCTGAAAACATCAATTAtataacaacaaacaacaacaatgatCATTGAAATGATAAGAACAACAACAGCGACAATTACACCCTCCTTTTTCAAGTGTCTTGTAAGTCATGGTAGCAACAAAAAGCAAGAACAATCATCACCGTTATCTCATGAAGAACTCctttaaatgttcttttcacCTCATTTCTCCTTTGGATAAGAAtctcattaacaaaaaaaaatccatcaaaataaaaataatattaaaaaatagtCCTCCATcctcaaaaggaaaaaaaaagttttaatataaACAGACATGGCTATTGTGGTTTATCAATGGCAATGCTGTACAGTCTGGAAAGTAAGTCAGCCAAAAATgttacccacaatgccacaCAGGGTCACAAGGGGGGAGGACGGAGGGCCTGGGGGCAAGGGATAGCGGGTGTGGGTGAAACGAAGGAGGCAAGGGACCGTAGAGGGCAAACGGACAGGACACGGGGAGGtaggaagaagagaaaaagctGGATCAGAGACCAAGAGAGGGAGTAATTGCTTAAACCAAAAAGTGCAGAATTACATGTCTTTATAACAAAAATGTCCACTTTCTTTGCAACACAgagaatgttttttcttttaataattatCATTATAATCATAACAATAAACTTTTCTTGTACGCAGAacaagtaataacaataatagtaacaataatgatCATAATTCCTACATGAACATTAgccataaaaatgtatttaaaaaaaaaaaaaaaaaagattaagaaaaagaatgaccaaacaaaacaaatgaaaaagaacgTTCTGCTGTGcagtctctgtgtgtcactggaCTGCAGTAGCTTTTATTCTTGCAGGGTGACCGAGAAGGGCCCCCCCGTGCCCCCACCCTTGAGGCTTAACCCCCATCTCAACCACTCCATGAGCCTCGAGGAATGGGTTGCTCCTAACCTGGGCCCCAGAGGCTTTGAGCAGACAGCCGGCTCCGGAATGGTCCACCGGGATgcggtgggggctgggggggtcgTCGAAGCGCAAGCTTGGTGTGAATACTTAGAGGTGtgcttgtctgtctgtgtctctccgagtgtgtgtatacagtatgctTTGTGTGTGCCATATGCAAGATACGCTTCGGTCAGTGTGGCATTTAAgcatgttgccatggtgatgacCTGGGGTGGGGCCGGTCGTACCCAGGGCTATGACAGATTGGCAAACAAGGTGTGGTACAGGGGCTGCGGGGGCAGGAGCGGGAATGGGGAGGTGGAGCCAAGCACAATGTTCCCATCAGTTGGAGGAGCAGATGGAGAGAGCCAAGGGCTATGCTGACGCGGGGTGGCTGTGTGGAATGCTGGGGCTGCGTCTCCCcatccagcccccccccccacccgctctcgtgggctccttccccccaggaCTGACACAGCGCCCCCTCCAGACAGACAATGGCAGTTTGGCATGATGCTGCTCAACACAGGCGGCTGAAATGGACCTTTTATACACTAGGGATGCTCCTGAGGGAGAGAAACACACTGATGGTCAGTTTTCACACTGGTGTGAACAGCCGCAGTGAAGACAAAAGCACTGGGGAGAATGCCATCTATAACTCTAAGGTGACCCTCCTGGATGTCGCACCgtatttttagatattttaacAGTGCTTTTGTAGCTTCTAACCTGACAGTGAAGCATAGTAAAGCTGTCTAAATGCTCAGtcggcaggggggggggggggggggggggggacaacagGTCCCTTTTGTTAAGTACAATCAGCATTACTTGTAAACACATTCTGGATAGCTTTAAGAACTTTTGGACCTTTCCATAGACAAATACCATCCAGTGAATGGGAGTCATAGTTGGTGTTTTGGAGATTAAGACTCgataaatgaaattattgcaGTACCATTTTCAACTGATACAACAGATGCTTTTAGTACATGTCAGTGACCAGTAGTTTCATCCTAAATAACCAAATCATTTATTCGGCTAGACATTCTAACTTAGCCATTGAGGTCAGATATCCTGGAttagggtactacggcagggcCCTTCTTGGGACTTCTACAAACTTCTTCAATTCATGTACAAGAATAATGAGAAATTTTAGAATTCATTCACTGTAATAACACTAAATAGGGGAGAGCAGCACACCTGTACCTCCACGGGGACACTGACCTGTGTTAGACTCCAGCCTGCTCCATGCTGTACTGCAGGTCAGGAGGCTTGTAGCTCTGGAGCATGTCGCTGGTGCAGGAGGAGGGGTAGCAGGCAGCTGCGTGGAGTTCACCCTCCACATCGCACACTGTGAGTGAAGAGGCAGACAGGTCAGTGCCTGAGAATGTGGTCAAGTCGCTGTGGCTACCGCACCTCGTGTGTAGACAAGCGAGCCTTTGTGTGTACCTGACTCCTCCCTGTTGCGCAGCTGCTGGCTTCCCGTAAGAGACGACTGGCTAAGGATGTCAGACATCCGGGCGGAGCTCAGTGCCTTCCCAGCCAACAGGCTCATTCCACTTATGGGCTCAGCCTGATCCTGCAAAGGGGGAGGTGGTAGGATGAGTCAAATATGGCCACAGAGCAGAACCACACCACGTTTGTCGGTGTAATGCATGCGGAAACTCACGTAGGCATCGTCACAGGTCTGGATGGTATGGTGCCGCTGCAGGGGTCCCCGGGGCCGGTATCCATCCCCTTGGGGCCCCCGGGTAACATACCCAATGCCGTTATGGTCAGGTACGTCCATGACCTGCCCTGAGGGCACACACTCAACATGATCACCCCCGGAGGACTctgtaaatgaaagcaaaccTCAAAGACAGCACCAGGGAACTGTACCGAACGCATGAGCTTAAGCGCACTACAATCTCTTCAGAAACATCTGTGAAGTTTCttacaaaaacaacacacttcgtatattttgtattatttgagCCTGACGGGGAGATGGAGAAACTAACGTTTTACCTTCCAGCAGGGTACTAAATTGCTTAAGCTCATATATTGTAAGTGTTTCAGTGTAAGCCACTGTAAGTACAAGCTTTGTACAAGGTGATCACACAGTACATATTCATGCtcattaaatttcattaaaaattgtCTATATGCTTCCCCCTCTATTCTCCAggcaaattttaatttttcactgttcTTCTGGACATCTTCCacgaaacacaaaacaaacaaaatataaacaaatgattAACAAAGGACGCAAACATGCACAGGAACTTTGGGGCCACTCTGTAGATCACATCTTGTGCCCGCATCTGTAACTCTTCAGCCGTTGTGAAATGTGCTTCTGTTTACTCCCGAGTCGTACATCGCATTGGAGAgcagcgcctgctaaatgaataaaagactATTTTCTGTGCAGCGATGCTGTGTTATAGCTAACCTCTGGCCGTGGTGGTGCCGCGTAGATACGGATGCCTGTGAGGGGACTTGCTGTAGGGAGGGGAACCCCGCGGAGCTCCCAGCAGCTCATGACCATCGCCACAGGCCACAGCCTTGGTGAGCAGGCCCTCATGATAGCTGGATGGCTCGTCCTCCTCCATACTCTCAGAATGCGGCAGGGAGGGGCCTGGGCACTCAGGGGGCCGGatctgcagcaggtggtggtaGTGTGGTGGGGCTGGCTGGCCAGGGGCCTCCAGGGACTCGCCCTGGCtgaggtggcgcagcaggagcagctcaTTATAGTCCTGGGGGGCGCTCTGGGCAGACGGCGGTGTGGGCCGGGGGTTCTGCCGCTTCAGCAGAGCAGCCAAGTCTTGAGGGGGCAGCCGGGGGTCAGCGTGGCCACTGAGGGAGTGCCGCGGGGACAGCAGACCCTGCAGGGTGGGTGTCACGTGCTGTGAAGGCCTGTATTCCGGAGGGGTGGGCGAGAGCAAGGCCTGCTGCAGTGCTGAGGGGCTACCGTAGCCTCCGCTTGCAGCTGAGCCACCACCCGTCTGGTAGGCCTCCAGCCCTGGCACTTTAAGGGAAGTGGCTTGTAGGTAGGGATTGTTGTACCCTCCAACCACCCCGCCCCCAGAGGGCCCCCTCCCGCTCTCCCCGAGAAGGTGAGGGTTGAACTGGGCTGGGTCGTAGCCTGGGGTGTAGTGGAACCGGCTCAGGCTGCGACTGTAAGAGGAAAGGGTGGGGAAGAGAGTGACAGCTGTCACCCCGTGTCATTGCTAACTACAGTGTACATCATCTAACAGTTACAAGTATGAGACCAACCAGTGACCACACTGTAAAACAGAATTTATACGCCTTGCTCCTGCTTATCATCTCACCCTGACAGAAAGAATAGCAGCTCTCTGATGAATAACAATTATGTAATTGGGTGATgcgttttccttttaaaaattaatttaacttccagcaaatatttctcattttacagTGCCACAGGCTGGTAGGGTGCACTACAAACATGACTCCGTGTAGTATTCCAACATAAAACTGTGGGCCAGAAACGTGAGCTGTGCCTTCTACACAATGCTGCGTGTGGCCAACGGAAAAGGATGTGCAGTGGTACATTTTGCTTCGTCACAGTAACACTGTGAATTATAGGCAGTAGATATTTCATGAGTTCACAATAACAGGCCTTTTTCAAAGAGAGGACCTTTCTGAAGCAAATTCACAAGTTCAGCACCACtgtaaagtgtgagtacacttgctggaaaataGTTTGTGTTCTTGAGGCATTTGAACAAGCGAAATGAGCAGACGTGTTCCAAGCTCTTCGGACCGACTGAGTGATTCCCACAGATgcagcacacctgtgtgttgctttgccttcactcttctgtccagtttgtaaCATGCAAGCATCAACCAGCTTGCCCAGATGTACTCACGCTTTTCACTGGTGCCATAGATCGTGCTATACAACCGCAAGCTCTGCTCAACTTTTCACCACCTCTCAGTGATAGGCTCCAAATACAAGAATTCTGTCTGAAGGTTGTCCGCTAGTTTCACAAGACAAGTTCAACTAGTTTTCAACATCCTAGTTAGCTGCTACCAATTGGGGTCAAGTTTCTGACACTTACATTTCAGTCAATCATTGTAGGGTGGCAAACAGCTCGAAGCCCTTTTGTGATGAAGTCATCTTTTGCTGTCACAGGGGGTTCAATTtaggttttacattttttggaaatgttcTGATGTTCCTTTCAGTGGGATTCCACCACTGGCTCGAACCGCCAGCAAGACTGACCTTCATAAACTGGTACAGAACTGTATGAACTACAAGTCCCAAAATCCATTTGACAAACTGCTGTGCCCTACCAAACACACCACAGGTTCCATCACATGCCAATGGCTTATGGATTGCTTCAGGAAGCTTTTAAGAAGCAATAATAAAAGACATTATACATGCTGGTTATcttatttatgtataatttttttttttttttagaaaagaaaatgaaatacaatCAAGATtcacaatgcaaaaaaacaacattgttaCTTATGGAAGGGCTGTACATATATAGATACAAAAAGTGATACAAAGAGAAAGGGgataatttatataaaaaaaaaacgtgccaataaaggaataaatgatgAGGTGAGGGGCATGCATGTCGAGGGCCATTGCCATAGAccccagtcagtcagtcacctgTGGGTCTCTGCACTGTCGGCACTCAGCTGCTTTCCCAGTACCCTGTGAGAGCACGGCGTGGTCAGGAAGCTTTGTCGCTGGGCTCCGCCCCCCAGCTCTGCCTCCTGCACTTGAATGGTCACCTGCTGCTGAGGGACGGCCTGGGTCATACCCACATTTCGGGGTAGGCCAGGAGGCTGCTGGGGGAGGGCCATACGGGGGAGGCTGGTAGGCGGCGGGCTCCCGCTAGGGGTTTGGTACAGGTTGGCACCATGCTGGTACTGCACTGAAGATGGCCCACCTTGGGAACGGGTGTCAGCAAAGAGAATGAAGAGTGAAAAGTTAGAGGTTTCTTAACTATGATATGAAGATCAGATGGTTGAAGAGAGGAGGGACTCACCATGGCCCTGCATTATTCCTGAACTTCCAGGAGGGGGGCTCTGGTTCGCCTGTCTGAACAGGTGATTGCTGGGATGCGTCGGGGGAGGGCTGGAAGGCTGGATGCGCAACCTAAGACAACAATCAAATCAAGGTCAAATCTAATTgataaatattacacaaagcTGTCTGTTGTCTCTGCTCAAGTATTTGTGGGTACTACAAGTggtcttcagtctgtgtgtccACATCAGTGGGACACTCATTCTAAAAGGAGGAACGAAGTCGACTGAGCGTACCTCTGAAGCTGGTGGGTCAGGTGGCCGGGCTGGCTCTCTCCATGTCCCAGGGACAGGGCCTGTCAGAAGACAGAGGATTGCAGTGAGGGGAGGCAAGGCAACAAAGTGAGAAGGAGCACAGTGCACACACAGCACTTGAACAAAATCGCCATCCAGTCATATCACATAACTACAACTTAGCAAAACACTGCAAATGCAGAAACCCATACTGCCTTTATGTATTGAAAGTCTACCATTTCTCACGACAGCCCTCTGCACTGCCAGCTAACTGCACCCGCAACACAGTATCTGCATAAGTGAACAAAACAGACTGCATCATTCTGCGCGTGTATGCAGGAGTAACAAGGGTCTGCTGACACAGACAGACTGTGATACATGACCACGAGGAGACATGACTGTGAGAGTGGCCACATGGGAGCCACCTGGATCTGCTGGTGTAGGATCTGCTGCTCTTGCTGGTATAGgacgtgctgctgctgcgtgTGCTCCATGAGCTTCTCGTCCTGCGGTGTGGAGTACAtcttctgcagctgctcacACTCCTGGGCCATCAAGGAAGACATggaatgggggggaaaaaaaatactgacacGAGGAAGGAGACAGTAGAGACACACTGATATACAACGTATAAAAAGGATGACGGTATAAGAATGTTTAATGAATGGCACAATGGCCGACTtctcagaaatgcatttcaaaacacatGCTAATCATGAATCAAGGTTTGGCAAATTTTTGCCATATCACAAGAGAACAGCAAAATAGCAGAGCAGATAGCAcaggtgtctcacagtgcctggactgtGCCACTGAACATGGAATCGATCGCTGCTCAGTTTGTATAAATTTCACGTGTTCATatggggtttcctcccacgtgcaaaaacatgcagttcaggtgaacaaGTCACTAAGATTGTTTATTATTGCGTGTGTCGCATGGCCATCGTGTATAGGTGGCTGAATAACTGTACAGAGTACAGCCTAGTGAATCCAGAATTCTGTAACGATAAGGGTGTAAAGTTAAATACTACACAGTAATCACTGTAGGTTAcactggataaaagcatctgctaaataaacaaatataaacgTAATTTGAGCACAGACTAAAGTAAAGCTTTGCACAGCTACAGTAAATGTATAATTAGTGCAATATGAATTGAACTGCATGAACCTGCATTATTTTCTGAATTTAGAAGATCCTGCAAAAAAGGTTATTCAATTTCACCACTGTTTTACCCCcaaacagtaaaaacatggtACAAGTGGTCAAGACAGGTCTGTGTTCACTGTGTGGGAAACCATACGACCCCAGACATAAGTTCCCAAAACAGTAAAATTTGAACCCTCAAACTCACAGCAAAAGAAACAGTAAGGAGGACACAATCTTCTGGCTCCTCATATTACTAATAATTGTGtttcaaattttcaaagatacatttcccattttatttaGTAATTATTTGAACTTATTTTCTTCAGCAGATTCGCAGAGCAAAAGTGACCTGCGTTTATGTTCCCAGCCAACAGtgggcagtaaaacacagtcaAACAATACTGGACTGTGGGACTGTCTTAATCCATTTCCAGTGTTAACAGCTCATGGCTAGTGTTCCTGAGTGTGAGAGATCAATAATTAGAaatgttgcatatttttatGGGATAATAGtgtatctttattttcagtaattttacatttgacatcaattttattgattgtaactaAGTGACTTTAGATTTACAAATCAAGTTACGAAGACATCTGATCCCACTTCTGTTCATAAGGGGAGAACCAAGAGTAAAAGCAATGTACTACTTTGCTATGCGAGAAAACGACAGTCCTGTGGCTGATCTCAGATAAGCAGCAATCCTTTGTCAGCCACAAACCTGCTTGAGTTGCCGGATGAGGCTGCTGTTCTCAAGGTGGGCCTTGAAGGCCTGGATTGTGGCAGCTCCGTCGGAAAAGCGACGCACTGGGGAAAACCTCTCCATGGGTAGGTGTAGAGTGTTGCAGTCCTTGTAGCTGGACCTGCGCAggacacacacgtgcacgcacacacacccaaacacaaaAGTGCGCAGATGTACACatacgcaaacacacacgcacagacaaacacagacatgCAGGCAAGGACGATTTTACACGCTGAGGAGTCACAATCACTGGTTTCTCCTACTGACAAAACCATCATGCTCAGGGAGCACTGGAAAATAACCACAGGCTGTAGCTTTAAAAAGACCGGAAGTCCGCAGTGTCTGTCCAACACAGTGCTGAAGCGGGGCCTCAGCACCAGCGCGTCCACCTGCTGTTGTGTCACCCAGTACTCCCCATGTCCCACAGTGACATTCTCCAAGTCTAAGTGAGACTCCTCTACTAGTGACAGATGTGAGGGAACAGCTTTGGAGACGCTTGCCTAATGGGGGCCCCCCTCGCTGAGGGAGTGTGTGGGCTCTCTTTTCCCAGGAGTGTGTGCAAGTGTGCCATGTCAGCTGGGTGGGGCCCCTCACCGGCTGTGCTGATCCGGGGCCCAAGGCCTCTGCCGGCCCCCCTGAGGCCTCTGCGTGTCTGGGGGTGGCTCAGTGGGCGCCGTACTCATGGGTGCATGCATCGTGTGCCGCTTGGAGCTGTTCGCCAAGTATCTGGGCCGCAGGGAGGGAGACAGGAAGCAGTATTCACTAGTCAGCTCTATGGCCATGATATGGGGCCTAACAAGAGGGTGCCACAACTTCTGGCAGTGCTTTATTATATAAAAAGAACACCCCCCATCTGAAGCTATTCCAGACAGGCTATAAGTGCGGAAGCAAATTGAGGTAATTTGGCATAATTTGAAATGAGAGTTATTTCAGCCAAAGGAAAAAGTATGATTTTTCAGAAAGCCAAAGCATAAAGGAAAAGAGGAAACACAGTGGTTTCCAGTGGCAGAAAGCAGTACTGCAGCTCTGCACTCACTCCCAGTAACCCAGGCAACACTCTCCACTTTTCTCACCCGACGCAGCCAAAGCCAGCAGATCGCCTTCGCTCAGCACAGAACTCACCTCTGCACAGCCTCCTGGTCCGGCTCTCCATCTGAACCCTCCTCATCCACGGGCGCAACGGCTGGGATTGGGTGCTAAAAATTGGAAGGAAGATGGAAAGAGTGAGAAGAACAAGCAAAAATGTCACATAAAAACAAACTCCAAAAGATGAAATCCTAAGGTGtttcaagacacacacaccaaaacacaACATACTCACAGGGCTGGCAACGAGCGGAGACTGTCCACGGGGCCTCAAAAGCTGTTGTGCATGTAACTGGATGTTGGCCCCCCCGTCCGAGGCCCTCCTGCCCAGGGGCCCCATTCCGTTGAGCAGCTGTAAGGTCGGGGGCTGCAGCAGACACTGCTCCTATATGCGCAGTCAGAAAAATGCCACTTACAACAGACTCCATCACTGGCACATTTATTAACAACACACTTTTGTAGtataacaaatatttacaattttactAACATCTGTACTCATGATTACAAGGTATAATATCCAACTCTGTTCCTTGGCACTGCTGCTGTACTCCTCATTTGGCTGTCTAACCTTTAATAAtctggctgtgtaaatggccTTCAAACAACTGTAAACTATTAACCTGCTCTGGAAAATGtcacatcaaaacacacacaccctcttaTTATCCCTTTCTCAGTTCCAAACTCAGCCGTGTCCCACCTTGTATTCCAGCTGCTGAGTGGGCTGCAGGCTCGGTGTGGGCAccaatgtgtgtgcgtggccCACGTTTGGGGCaagagggggaaagggaggTTGGGGGGCCGCCCGCAAGAAACCTGGGGCCAGCTTTTGCAGCTCTTCTGGTATGTCCTCCCTGCAAAGACAGAGCACACTGGCCCCGGTCAGCATAAGATCGCACATTCAGCACAGTCATTCAGGGACCCAAGTCCAGTCAGCACAGTTAGTTGGCACAGTCAGCACCCTCAGTCAGTGCACTGAGCACAGTCAGCACACAGGATGTGACACAAGGAATACAAGAGCCCAGGATTACTAGC of Scleropages formosus chromosome 10, fSclFor1.1, whole genome shotgun sequence contains these proteins:
- the sik3 gene encoding serine/threonine-protein kinase SIK3 homolog isoform X2 — protein: MAAVSSGGAAGATVAGITHSSRPAPAGMGPQSRSQTSSGISHSSRGAPAAGCLASSGHLPASRPPPARVGYYDIERTIGKGNFAVVKLATHIVTKAKVAIKIVDKTQLDDENLKKIFREVQIMKMLRHPHIIRLYQVMETERILYLVTEYASGGEIFDHLVAHGRMAEKDARRKFKQIVAAVYFCHCRNIVHRDLKAENLLLDHNLNIKIADFGFSNIFSPGQLLKTWCGSPPYAAPELFEGKEYDGPKVDIWSLGVVLYVLVCGALPFDGSTLQNLRARVLSGKFRIPFFMSTDCEYLIRHMLVLDPSRRLSMEQICKNKWMKQGDPDPEFERLIAECEQVKSDRETELINEQVLMAMVEMGLDRERVLQSLHTDAYDHYSAIYSLLCDRLKRHKTLRISPPTPRPIGYPINPVQTDQQGNAVSMPVPHVQLINPENQIVEPDRTMALDSDESEEPSPEAMARYLSMRRHTVGVPDPREDIPEELQKLAPGFLRAAPQPPFPPLAPNVGHAHTLVPTPSLQPTQQLEYKEQCLLQPPTLQLLNGMGPLGRRASDGGANIQLHAQQLLRPRGQSPLVASPHPIPAVAPVDEEGSDGEPDQEAVQRSSYKDCNTLHLPMERFSPVRRFSDGAATIQAFKAHLENSSLIRQLKQECEQLQKMYSTPQDEKLMEHTQQQHVLYQQEQQILHQQIQALSLGHGESQPGHLTHQLQRLRIQPSSPPPTHPSNHLFRQANQSPPPGSSGIMQGHGGPSSVQYQHGANLYQTPSGSPPPTSLPRMALPQQPPGLPRNVGMTQAVPQQQVTIQVQEAELGGGAQRQSFLTTPCSHRVLGKQLSADSAETHSRSLSRFHYTPGYDPAQFNPHLLGESGRGPSGGGVVGGYNNPYLQATSLKVPGLEAYQTGGGSAASGGYGSPSALQQALLSPTPPEYRPSQHVTPTLQGLLSPRHSLSGHADPRLPPQDLAALLKRQNPRPTPPSAQSAPQDYNELLLLRHLSQGESLEAPGQPAPPHYHHLLQIRPPECPGPSLPHSESMEEDEPSSYHEGLLTKAVACGDGHELLGAPRGSPPYSKSPHRHPYLRGTTTARESSGGDHVECVPSGQVMDVPDHNGIGYVTRGPQGDGYRPRGPLQRHHTIQTCDDAYDQAEPISGMSLLAGKALSSARMSDILSQSSLTGSQQLRNREESVCDVEGELHAAACYPSSCTSDMLQSYKPPDLQYSMEQAGV
- the sik3 gene encoding serine/threonine-protein kinase SIK3 homolog isoform X1, with product MAAVSSGGAAGATVAGITHSSRPAPAGMGPQSRSQTSSGISHSSRGAPAAGCLASSGHLPASRPPPARVGYYDIERTIGKGNFAVVKLATHIVTKAKVAIKIVDKTQLDDENLKKIFREVQIMKMLRHPHIIRLYQVMETERILYLVTEYASGGEIFDHLVAHGRMAEKDARRKFKQIVAAVYFCHCRNIVHRDLKAENLLLDHNLNIKIADFGFSNIFSPGQLLKTWCGSPPYAAPELFEGKEYDGPKVDIWSLGVVLYVLVCGALPFDGSTLQNLRARVLSGKFRIPFFMSTDCEYLIRHMLVLDPSRRLSMEQICKNKWMKQGDPDPEFERLIAECEQVKSDRETELINEQVLMAMVEMGLDRERVLQSLHTDAYDHYSAIYSLLCDRLKRHKTLRISPPTPRPIGYPINPVQTDQQGNAVSMPVPHVQLINPENQIVEPDRTMALDSDESEEPSPEAMARYLSMRRHTVGVPDPREDIPEELQKLAPGFLRAAPQPPFPPLAPNVGHAHTLVPTPSLQPTQQLEYKEQCLLQPPTLQLLNGMGPLGRRASDGGANIQLHAQQLLRPRGQSPLVASPHPIPAVAPVDEEGSDGEPDQEAVQRYLANSSKRHTMHAPMSTAPTEPPPDTQRPQGGRQRPWAPDQHSRSSYKDCNTLHLPMERFSPVRRFSDGAATIQAFKAHLENSSLIRQLKQECEQLQKMYSTPQDEKLMEHTQQQHVLYQQEQQILHQQIQALSLGHGESQPGHLTHQLQRLRIQPSSPPPTHPSNHLFRQANQSPPPGSSGIMQGHGGPSSVQYQHGANLYQTPSGSPPPTSLPRMALPQQPPGLPRNVGMTQAVPQQQVTIQVQEAELGGGAQRQSFLTTPCSHRVLGKQLSADSAETHSRSLSRFHYTPGYDPAQFNPHLLGESGRGPSGGGVVGGYNNPYLQATSLKVPGLEAYQTGGGSAASGGYGSPSALQQALLSPTPPEYRPSQHVTPTLQGLLSPRHSLSGHADPRLPPQDLAALLKRQNPRPTPPSAQSAPQDYNELLLLRHLSQGESLEAPGQPAPPHYHHLLQIRPPECPGPSLPHSESMEEDEPSSYHEGLLTKAVACGDGHELLGAPRGSPPYSKSPHRHPYLRGTTTARESSGGDHVECVPSGQVMDVPDHNGIGYVTRGPQGDGYRPRGPLQRHHTIQTCDDAYDQAEPISGMSLLAGKALSSARMSDILSQSSLTGSQQLRNREESVCDVEGELHAAACYPSSCTSDMLQSYKPPDLQYSMEQAGV